The Brasilonema sennae CENA114 genome includes a region encoding these proteins:
- a CDS encoding SDR family NAD(P)-dependent oxidoreductase — MTNRVALVTGASRGIGAEIAKLLALHGAAVGVNYYSNEAAAKSVVDAIVSEGGKAVAVKADVKDNRQAQAMVQQVVEAFGSIDTLVLNAAGSFKVAPFIEYEWEDFEAKLLGEVKAAFHPAKAVVPGMIEQKRGCIIVMSSEYSRFPGQGFSAHSTAKSALDAFVKSLAFELGPHGIRVNAVSPGLTVTDASAFVPQERRDAIAQMTPLRRIGVPEDIAGAVLLLASEQARFITGAYLPVNGGIFMP; from the coding sequence ATGACGAACCGAGTAGCTTTGGTAACGGGTGCTAGCCGAGGCATTGGTGCGGAAATCGCGAAATTGTTGGCGTTGCATGGTGCGGCGGTTGGCGTGAACTATTACAGCAATGAAGCGGCGGCGAAATCAGTGGTGGATGCGATTGTCAGCGAGGGAGGTAAGGCAGTAGCAGTCAAAGCCGATGTAAAAGACAACCGCCAAGCCCAAGCAATGGTGCAACAGGTGGTAGAAGCGTTTGGATCAATCGACACGCTTGTCTTGAATGCCGCTGGCTCGTTTAAAGTCGCTCCATTTATCGAGTATGAGTGGGAGGACTTTGAGGCAAAACTGTTAGGTGAAGTCAAAGCTGCATTTCATCCAGCAAAAGCAGTCGTTCCAGGAATGATTGAACAAAAACGGGGCTGTATTATTGTGATGAGTTCCGAATATTCTCGTTTTCCAGGTCAAGGATTTTCCGCTCATAGCACGGCGAAGTCGGCATTAGATGCGTTTGTTAAAAGTTTAGCGTTCGAGTTAGGACCACATGGCATTCGAGTGAATGCTGTCTCTCCAGGTTTGACTGTAACAGATGCTTCTGCATTTGTGCCTCAGGAACGTAGAGATGCGATCGCCCAAATGACGCCCTTAAGAAGAATCGGTGTGCCTGAAGATATCGCGGGTGCTGTACTTCTGTTGGCATCCGAACAGGCAAGATTTATTACGGGAGCATATCTGCCTGTAAACGGTGGCATTTTTATGCCTTAA
- a CDS encoding antibiotic biosynthesis monooxygenase, protein MNSSKFTEHHVTAVITHLVKPGREQGYEEWMRGIIPVAKTFDGHLGVNILRPEKNLHPEYIIVLHFDHDKNLQAWLNSDVRREWIERAKPLIQTREDVQVLTGLENWFVLPRKAPKLPPKRYKMALLSWIAVFVTLSTVRYLLSPVVAYLPALLAQLITIGIVVCLLTYVVMPQITRLFYKWLYPNS, encoded by the coding sequence ATGAACAGCTCTAAATTCACTGAACATCACGTCACAGCAGTCATTACCCATTTAGTCAAACCGGGTCGAGAACAGGGATATGAAGAATGGATGCGAGGAATTATTCCTGTCGCTAAAACATTTGATGGACATTTAGGAGTCAACATCCTACGACCCGAGAAGAACCTGCATCCAGAGTACATCATTGTTCTTCACTTTGACCATGACAAGAATTTACAAGCATGGCTAAATTCAGATGTGCGTCGGGAGTGGATTGAACGAGCCAAGCCCCTGATTCAAACACGTGAGGATGTACAAGTTCTCACAGGTTTAGAAAACTGGTTTGTCTTACCGAGAAAAGCGCCAAAGCTTCCTCCTAAGCGTTACAAGATGGCGTTACTCTCCTGGATAGCGGTGTTTGTGACACTATCCACTGTCAGATATCTTCTAAGTCCTGTGGTTGCCTATCTCCCTGCATTACTGGCGCAACTCATCACTATTGGGATTGTCGTGTGCCTCCTGACTTACGTTGTCATGCCTCAGATAACCCGATTGTTCTACAAATGGCTGTATCCAAATTCTTAA
- a CDS encoding Hsp20/alpha crystallin family protein yields MVLVRYNPRLKLNTLQRQIDTLFEDFQAPTFTKAPAAELHETEDAVHLKLELPGVDAKDVDISVTENAVKVVAERKSETKTDENGRTRSEFYYGKFQRVIPLRTRIQNTNVKAEYKDGILNLTLPKTEQEKNKVVKVNLEQPTA; encoded by the coding sequence ATGGTATTAGTACGTTACAATCCAAGGCTTAAATTGAACACACTGCAACGTCAAATCGACACCCTTTTTGAAGATTTCCAAGCACCAACCTTTACCAAAGCTCCAGCAGCCGAACTGCATGAAACCGAAGACGCCGTACACCTGAAGCTGGAACTCCCTGGTGTTGATGCTAAAGATGTAGATATCTCAGTCACCGAGAATGCAGTTAAGGTGGTTGCTGAGCGTAAGTCAGAAACCAAAACTGACGAGAATGGCAGAACAAGAAGTGAATTTTACTACGGTAAGTTCCAACGAGTCATTCCTCTAAGAACTCGGATTCAAAACACCAATGTGAAAGCTGAATACAAAGACGGGATTTTGAATTTGACTCTGCCTAAAACCGAGCAAGAAAAAAATAAAGTCGTCAAGGTTAATTTGGAACAACCTACAGCATAG